A genomic stretch from Lathyrus oleraceus cultivar Zhongwan6 chromosome 2, CAAS_Psat_ZW6_1.0, whole genome shotgun sequence includes:
- the LOC127117574 gene encoding ras-related protein RABE1c, which yields MAAAPARARADYDYLIKLLLIGDSGVGKSCLLLRFSDGSFTTSFITTIGIDFKIRTIELDGKRIKLQIWDTAGQERFRTITTAYYRGAMGILLVYDVTDEASFNNIRNWIRNIEQHASDNVNKILVGNKADMDESKRAVPTSKGQALADEYGIKFFETSAKTNMNVEEVFFSIARDIKQRLADTDSRSEPQTIKINQQDPAANGGQAATKSACCG from the exons ATGGCAGCAGCACCCGCTAGAGCTCGTGCCGATTACGATTACCTCATCAAGCTCCTCCTTATCGGCGATAGCG GTGTGGGGAAGAGTTGTCTGCTTTTGAGATTTTCTGATGGTTCCTTCACAACCAGTTTTATCACCACTATTGG TATTGATTTCAAGATAAGAACGATTGAACTTGATGGCAAACGCATTAAGTTGCAAATCTGGGATACAGCTGGTCAGGAGAGATTCAGAACTATTACTACAG CTTATTACCGTGGAGCCATGGGTATCTTGCTGGTTTATGATGTTACTGATGAAGCATCTTTCAATA ATATTAGGAATTGGATTCGCAATATTGAACAACATGCTTCTGACAATGTAAACAAGATACTTGTGGGAAACAAGGCTGATATGGATGAAAGTAAAAGG GCTGTACCTACCTCCAAAGGTCAAGCTCTTGCTGATGAGTATGGTATCAAGTTCTTTGAAACT AGTGCAAAAACAAACATGAACGTGGAGGAAGTTTTCTTTTCAATAGCAAGAGATATCAAGCAAAGGCTTGCAGACACAGATTCTAGATCCGAG CCTCAGACTATCAAGATTAACCAACAAGATCCAGCAGCGAATGGGGGTCAAGCTGCAACAAAATCAGCTTGCTGCGGTTAG